Below is a window of Leisingera sp. S132 DNA.
TCCTGCAAGTGGTCGAGAAGTTCGTGCTGCAGCTGGAAGCCCAGCTGATGGACCGCAATGTGTCGATCGAGCTGACCCGCAAGGCCGCCGAATGGCTGGCCGACAAGGGCTATGACGACCGGATGGGCGCGCGCCCGCTGGGCCGTGTCATTCAGGAGCACATCAAGAAGCCGTTGGCCGAAGAGCTGCTGTTCGGCAAGCTGACCAAGGGCGGCGTGGTCCAGGTCGGCATCAAGGACGGCAAGCTGGATCTGCGTCTGGAAGGCCCCAGCAAGCCGCGGATTTCCGGCGACAAGCCGCCGCTCCTGACTGCGGACTGATGCGCCTCGCAGCGCTGCTGACCTCAATGTCGCTCGCCGCGCCTGCCGCGGCGGGCGATTTCCGTTTGCAGTTTCCGCTGGACTGCACCCTGGGCGAAAGCTGCCACATCCAGCAGTTCGTGGACCGTGATCCCGGGCCGGGTGCCCGTGATTTCACCTGCGGCACGCTCAGCTATGACGGGCACAAGGGCACCGACATCGCCCTGCCCTACCTGACGGACATGCAGGCAGGCGTGCAGGTGCGTGCGGCAGCGGACGGGGTTGTGCTGGGCACCCGCAACACGATGGCGGACGAGTATGCCACGGCGGAGAATGCCGCCGGCATTGAGGGCATGGAATGCGGCAATGGCGTGGTGCTGCGCCATGGCGGCGGCTGGGAGACACAGTACTGCCATATGAAGCGCGGCTCGATCCTGGTGGAAAGCGGCCAGAAGGTGAAGGCCGGCGAAGTGCTGGGCGAGGTTGGCCTCTCGGGCAAGACCCAGTTCCCGCATCTGCATCTGTCGGTGCGCAAGGACGGCGCGGTCGTGGATCCGTTCTCCCCGGAGGCTGCGGACACCTGCGGAACCCAGCCGGAGCAGACGCTGTGGGCCAGCCTGCCGCCTTATCAGGCGGGCGGCGTTCTGGGCGCCGGTTTCAGCACCGCCATCCCGGATTACGGGGCCGTCAAGACCGGAACCGCCGATGAGGCACCTTTGCCGCCGGATGCGCCGGCCTTTGTATTCTGGGCCTATGCCTATGGCGGCCAGGCCGGGGACTTCATGGAGCTGAACGTGACCGGCCCCGGCGGGGAGTTCGTCGCCCACAGCGAAGCGCTGCAAAAGAACCAGGCGCAGTTCTTTCGCGCCGCGGGTCGGCGCCTGCGCGGCGGGCAGTGGCCGGCAGGCAGCTATACCGGCGTGGCCCGTCTGCTGCGGGACGGTCACGAAATCGCCCGCTTCGTGCGCAGCATGACCATCGCGGCCCAGTAACGCATCCCGGGAGACCGTCCTGCAGCCGCAGCGCGGCTGCCCGGCCCAACGGGCGCAGCCGCCCTTGCAGGGCGGATTGGCGCCGGGCGGGAGCCGCCCGCGCCTGCACCAGACGCCTGCGCAGCGGCCGGAATTCCGGTTGCCGGATTTGATTAAGCCCGCATCCGCAATAGTTTATAGCTTGCCCTGCTGCCCGGCGGGGCCGCAACCCGTGTGTAACTAGTAGCTTGTCTCCATTAGTGAAGCGGGTTGCACCCCGCACCACCCGCCGGGAAGGCTGGAGACGGCTGCAAACGGCCTGACATCGGGTTTTCCGGTGTGGCGGGAAATCCGGTGTGGTCATCATCCGGTGCGGCTAGCCCGCTTATTTCTCAGTGAATTTCAGCTCGATCCGGCGGTTCTGCGCGCGCGCCTCCGGCGTGTCCGCCGGGTTCACCGGCTGGTATTCGCCAAAGCCGTTGGCCGCCAGCCGCGAGGGCGGCACCCCAAGCGCCTCCACCATGTAGCGCACCACCGACAGCGCCCGGCCCTGGCTGAGCTCCCAGTTGTCGGCAAATTTCGGATGTACCCCCAGGGGCGTATTGTCGGTGTGCCCGTCCACCCGGATGATCCAGTTGATCTCCGGCGGGATCGCCGCCACCACGCTTTGCAGGATCGACACCACCTTGGCGATCTCCACCCGGCCTGCAGGCGACAGAGTGGCGCTGCCGGGCGGGAACAGCACCTCGGAAGCAAAGACAAAGCGGTCGCCCTGAATGCGGACGCCCTCCTGCGTGCCCAGCAGATCGCGCAGGCGCCCGAAGAACTCTGAGCGGTAGCGCTCCAGGTCCTGTGCCTTGGCGGTGAGCGCCTCCGCTTCGGCCTCCAGCCGCTTGCGCTCCTGCTCTTCCAGCAGCCGCCGCTTGCGTTCCTCGGAAGCCGCCCGGGCCAGGGCCGCGTTCAGGTCCTGGCCGAGGTTCTGCAGCTGCACCTGCTGCGCTGCATCGCGAGCCTGGTAGTCGTCGAGAATGGCCTGCAAGCCGCCCAGCTGTTCGCGCAAGGCTGCGACCTGCTGATTGAGCAGCGCGGTTTCGCGGCGGGCTTCCTCTGACACCGCCTGCTCTTGCGACAGCGCGTCCCGCGCCTGGGCCAGCAGGGCGGCGCGTTCTTCGGCCCGGGTCAGCTGTTCAGCGGCGCTGGCTTCTGCGGTCTCCTGCGCGGCCAGTGCGGCAAGCAGCCGCTGGCGCAGCACATCAAGGTCTTCGGACTGGCTTTCTGCCGCGGTGAGAGCGGCCTTGGCCGCGGCCAGTTCCGCGGCCAGGCGTCCGGCTTCGGCGTCAGAGCCGGCGCGGGCGGTTTCCAGCTCCGAAAGCTGCGCATCCAGCTGTTTCCGGGCCGCCTCTGCCGCGGCCAGCAGGGTCAGGGTGTCCTCCGCCTGCTGCCGCTGCGCCTCCAGGGCCAGGGTCATGGCGGTCAGTTCGGCATCCGCCGACTGCAGTCTTTCGCGCAAGGCTTCGGCGGCTGCGGCCTCCAGCAGCCGGGCAGATTCCTCCGCATTGAGTTGCTCCTGCAGGCCTGCGATTTCTTCGGTCTTCGCCGCCTGCTCCGTCTCAAGGCTGGCGATCAGCGCCTCCATCGCCTCACGCTCGGCCGCCGCCAGCCGGGCGGCTTCTGCCTGGGCGTCGATTTCGCCGCGGGCCTGGGCCAGAGCGAGGTTCAGGGCTTCCTGCTCGCTCAGCAGCGCGGCGCGGGCCGCCTCCAGGGTTTCGCGTGCGGCGTCCAGATCCGCAACCCGCGCCTGAGCAGCGTCGCGGCTGGCGATCAGGGCGGCAACCTGGGCCTCGAAACTGGTGATACGGCTGGCGGCCTCTGCCAGTTCGCCGGCCTGGCGGTCGCGTTCAGCCGTCAGCGAGGTGATCAGGCTGCGGGCCTGCGCCAGATCCTGTTCCGCCGTGTTGAGTGTCGAAGCCAGCGCCCCCAGCCGGGCGTTCAGGCGGCTGTTCTCGCGTTCCTCCAGCCCCAGCGCCGAAGCCAGCGCGCGGACCTCGGCAGAGAGTTCATCAAGCTGGCTTTCCTGTCCGGTGATGGTTTCGCGCAGCACGAATTGCACCACCATGAAGATGGTCAGCACAAACATCAGAACCAGCAGCAGCCCGGTCATCGCATCGACGAAGCCGGGCCAGATCGAGGCCTGAAACCGCTGTCCTGTGCGCCGGGAAAGGGCCATCAGTTATTCCCCCGGGCCGCGGTCCGGCAGACCGCCGCGGGACAGTCCGCGCGGGCGCGCGAAAGCCTTGATCATCAGGTCGATGTCCTTGCGCAGCTCGGCCAGGCTCTCCTGGCGGCCTGCGGAGATTTCTTCGAGGATCCGCAGCATCTGCACGTCGATCGAGCGCAGCCGCATCCGGCTTTCGGCGTCGATGCCGCCGTGCTCTCCCTGCGCGCGCAGGATCTCGGTCAGCGCCTCCTGCCCCACTGCAACCCGGTCCAGTGCCGCGGTGATGGTGCCGGTCTGATCCTGACGGCGGTTCATCTCCTGGATGGTTTCCACCAGCTCTGTCAGCCGCTGGTCCACCGCTGCGCGGCCCTCGGCGGTCTCGACAAACATTTCCTGCAGCATTTCCATTTGCTCCGCCATGGTGTCGAGCACCTGGGAGACCACGCCGCTGTCGCCGCCGCCGTCCTCACCCGAGGAGAAGCTGACGCGGGTGATGGAGGAAAGCCATTCCTCCAGCTCGCGGTAAAAGCGGTTCTGGCCGTGGCCTGCGAAGAGTTCAAGCAGGCCAACGATCAGCGACCCGGCAAGGCCCAGCAGCGAAGAGGCGAAGGCCACGCCCATGCCGCCCAGCTGCGCCTCCAGCCCGGTCATCAGACGGTTGAAGACCGACAGGCCTTCTTCGCCCTCCTGCGGCGCCAGGCTGCGGATGGTGTCGACAACGGCGGGAACGGTTGTGGCCAGGCCGTAGAAGGTGCCGAGAAGGCCCAGAAAAATCAGCAGGTTGACAATGTAGCGGGTGATTTCGCGGTCTTCATCGATGCGGCTGGCCACCGAGTCCAGAATGGAGCGGGTGGAGGCCGAGCCCAGCTGCATCCGCGCGCTGCGCGTCGCCAGGAGCGAGGCCAAGGGTGCCAGTATCGACGGCGGGCGGCGGTGTTCCTGGTTGTCCCCGCCGGCAAAACGCTCGATCCAGCGCACCGAACCGATCAGCTGCACCACCTGCCAGAAACAGGCCAGCACCCCGATCACGAAGACAAAAACGATGAACCCGTTGAGCCAGGGATTGGCCTGGAACACCGGCAGCACCCGCGGCAGCGCCACAAAGGCGCCGAACCCCGATAGCCCCAGTGCGATCAGCATCATGATGATCTGCCGCACCGGCTGGGAGAACTGCGGCCGGGTCT
It encodes the following:
- a CDS encoding M23 family metallopeptidase — protein: MRLAALLTSMSLAAPAAAGDFRLQFPLDCTLGESCHIQQFVDRDPGPGARDFTCGTLSYDGHKGTDIALPYLTDMQAGVQVRAAADGVVLGTRNTMADEYATAENAAGIEGMECGNGVVLRHGGGWETQYCHMKRGSILVESGQKVKAGEVLGEVGLSGKTQFPHLHLSVRKDGAVVDPFSPEAADTCGTQPEQTLWASLPPYQAGGVLGAGFSTAIPDYGAVKTGTADEAPLPPDAPAFVFWAYAYGGQAGDFMELNVTGPGGEFVAHSEALQKNQAQFFRAAGRRLRGGQWPAGSYTGVARLLRDGHEIARFVRSMTIAAQ
- a CDS encoding peptidoglycan -binding protein; protein product: MALSRRTGQRFQASIWPGFVDAMTGLLLVLMFVLTIFMVVQFVLRETITGQESQLDELSAEVRALASALGLEERENSRLNARLGALASTLNTAEQDLAQARSLITSLTAERDRQAGELAEAASRITSFEAQVAALIASRDAAQARVADLDAARETLEAARAALLSEQEALNLALAQARGEIDAQAEAARLAAAEREAMEALIASLETEQAAKTEEIAGLQEQLNAEESARLLEAAAAEALRERLQSADAELTAMTLALEAQRQQAEDTLTLLAAAEAARKQLDAQLSELETARAGSDAEAGRLAAELAAAKAALTAAESQSEDLDVLRQRLLAALAAQETAEASAAEQLTRAEERAALLAQARDALSQEQAVSEEARRETALLNQQVAALREQLGGLQAILDDYQARDAAQQVQLQNLGQDLNAALARAASEERKRRLLEEQERKRLEAEAEALTAKAQDLERYRSEFFGRLRDLLGTQEGVRIQGDRFVFASEVLFPPGSATLSPAGRVEIAKVVSILQSVVAAIPPEINWIIRVDGHTDNTPLGVHPKFADNWELSQGRALSVVRYMVEALGVPPSRLAANGFGEYQPVNPADTPEARAQNRRIELKFTEK
- a CDS encoding biopolymer transporter ExbB; the encoded protein is MAQPDRKTRPQFSQPVRQIIMMLIALGLSGFGAFVALPRVLPVFQANPWLNGFIVFVFVIGVLACFWQVVQLIGSVRWIERFAGGDNQEHRRPPSILAPLASLLATRSARMQLGSASTRSILDSVASRIDEDREITRYIVNLLIFLGLLGTFYGLATTVPAVVDTIRSLAPQEGEEGLSVFNRLMTGLEAQLGGMGVAFASSLLGLAGSLIVGLLELFAGHGQNRFYRELEEWLSSITRVSFSSGEDGGGDSGVVSQVLDTMAEQMEMLQEMFVETAEGRAAVDQRLTELVETIQEMNRRQDQTGTITAALDRVAVGQEALTEILRAQGEHGGIDAESRMRLRSIDVQMLRILEEISAGRQESLAELRKDIDLMIKAFARPRGLSRGGLPDRGPGE